A window of the Falco rusticolus isolate bFalRus1 chromosome 1, bFalRus1.pri, whole genome shotgun sequence genome harbors these coding sequences:
- the NMU gene encoding neuromedin-U isoform X1 produces the protein MLVHVSGRFKKFGQGARACPEEWLAGSAGDTAGMAGLCQQPPAATPRRSPRKAGDGGALPGSPLLLLLLLASSMSACKGAPMPSQALEADEDLQLWKEIDDACSAYLSTDSQPQTSSILEELCFLVIGFLQKPQDLDEKDNTKRFLFHYSKTHDSGNSDIMSSVLHPLLQLVPQLNERRLKRYKVDEELQGPGGIQSRGYFFYRPRNGRRSVDFR, from the exons ATGCTCGTCCACGTGTCAGGGAGATTTAAAAAGTTTGGGCAGGGAGCGAGGGCATGCCCAGAAGAGTGGCTGGCAGGCAGCGCGGGGGACACCGCGGGCATGGCCGGCCTCTGCCAGCAGCCGCCCGCAGCCACCCCCCGGCGCAGCCCGAGGAAGGCAGGGGACGGCGGGGCGCTGCCGGGgtccccgctgctgctgctgcttctcctcgCCTCCTCCATGTCTGCTTGCAAAG GTGCACCAATGCCATCTCAGGCACTTGAGGCAGATGAGGATTTGCAGCTGTGGAAAGAG ATAGACGATGCATGTTCTGCCTACCTGTCCACAGATTCTCAGCCTCAG ACATCCAGTATACTGGAAGAACTCTGCTTTCTGGTAATCGGATTTCTCCAGAAACCACAG GATTTAGATGAAAAAGACAACACCAAAAGG TTCTTATTTCATTATTCTAAGACTCATGACTCAGGCAACTCAGACATCATG TCGTCTGTCCTGCATCCTTTACTGCAACTCGTTCCCCAGCTTAATGAGAGAAGACTGAAGAGATACAAAGTGGAC gaagaactTCAAGGGCCTGGAGGGATTCAAAGCAGAGGCTACTTTTTCTACAGG CCACGCAATGGAAGGAGATCAGTGGATTTTCGCTAA
- the NMU gene encoding neuromedin-U isoform X2: protein MLVHVSGRFKKFGQGARACPEEWLAGSAGDTAGMAGLCQQPPAATPRRSPRKAGDGGALPGSPLLLLLLLASSMSACKGAPMPSQALEADEDLQLWKEIDDACSAYLSTDSQPQTSSILEELCFLVIGFLQKPQDLDEKDNTKRSSVLHPLLQLVPQLNERRLKRYKVDEELQGPGGIQSRGYFFYRPRNGRRSVDFR from the exons ATGCTCGTCCACGTGTCAGGGAGATTTAAAAAGTTTGGGCAGGGAGCGAGGGCATGCCCAGAAGAGTGGCTGGCAGGCAGCGCGGGGGACACCGCGGGCATGGCCGGCCTCTGCCAGCAGCCGCCCGCAGCCACCCCCCGGCGCAGCCCGAGGAAGGCAGGGGACGGCGGGGCGCTGCCGGGgtccccgctgctgctgctgcttctcctcgCCTCCTCCATGTCTGCTTGCAAAG GTGCACCAATGCCATCTCAGGCACTTGAGGCAGATGAGGATTTGCAGCTGTGGAAAGAG ATAGACGATGCATGTTCTGCCTACCTGTCCACAGATTCTCAGCCTCAG ACATCCAGTATACTGGAAGAACTCTGCTTTCTGGTAATCGGATTTCTCCAGAAACCACAG GATTTAGATGAAAAAGACAACACCAAAAGG TCGTCTGTCCTGCATCCTTTACTGCAACTCGTTCCCCAGCTTAATGAGAGAAGACTGAAGAGATACAAAGTGGAC gaagaactTCAAGGGCCTGGAGGGATTCAAAGCAGAGGCTACTTTTTCTACAGG CCACGCAATGGAAGGAGATCAGTGGATTTTCGCTAA